The Cellulophaga sp. L1A9 genome window below encodes:
- a CDS encoding electron transfer flavoprotein subunit alpha/FixB family protein, with protein MSVLVYTESENGKFKKNAFEAASYAAEVAKQMGTTATAVSFNANENESLGNYGVSKVLNISNDKLTTFNAKAYASSIRQAVEKEGAKVIILSSSTDTKYLAPLLAGYLKAGYVPNVVAAPESTAPFTVKRTAFSNKGFAFSEISTEIKIVGVSNNSFGLHENKTTATVESFDAAVSDADFSTKSVEIDKVVGKATIADADIVVSAGRGMKGPENWGMIEELADVLGAATACSKPVSDLGWRPHGEHVGQTGKPVASNLYIAIGISGAIQHLAGVSSSKVKVVINSDPEAPFFKAADYGIVGDAFEVVPQLIEKLKEFKAQNA; from the coding sequence ATGTCAGTATTAGTATATACAGAATCTGAAAACGGAAAGTTTAAGAAAAATGCTTTTGAGGCTGCTTCTTACGCTGCCGAAGTAGCAAAACAAATGGGAACTACAGCAACAGCGGTTTCTTTTAACGCTAATGAAAATGAAAGCCTAGGAAACTACGGCGTTTCTAAAGTATTAAACATTAGCAATGACAAATTAACAACATTTAACGCCAAGGCTTATGCAAGCAGCATCCGTCAAGCAGTAGAAAAAGAAGGCGCTAAAGTTATTATATTAAGTTCTAGCACCGACACCAAATATTTAGCCCCATTATTAGCGGGTTACTTAAAAGCAGGTTATGTGCCAAACGTTGTAGCAGCACCTGAAAGCACTGCTCCATTCACGGTAAAAAGAACAGCTTTTAGTAATAAAGGATTCGCCTTTTCTGAAATAAGCACGGAGATTAAAATTGTTGGCGTTTCTAACAACTCTTTTGGTTTGCATGAAAACAAGACTACAGCAACTGTAGAAAGTTTTGATGCTGCCGTTAGTGATGCAGATTTCTCTACAAAATCTGTAGAAATTGATAAAGTAGTTGGTAAAGCTACTATTGCTGATGCCGATATCGTGGTTTCAGCAGGTAGAGGAATGAAAGGTCCTGAAAACTGGGGAATGATAGAAGAGTTGGCAGATGTTCTAGGAGCAGCCACCGCTTGTTCTAAACCAGTATCTGATTTAGGATGGAGACCACATGGAGAACATGTTGGACAAACAGGGAAGCCTGTAGCAAGTAACTTATACATCGCAATTGGTATTTCTGGTGCAATTCAGCATTTAGCCGGAGTAAGCTCTTCTAAAGTAAAAGTGGTGATCAATTCTGATCCAGAAGCACCATTTTTTAAGGCAGCAGATTACGGTATTGTAGGTGATGCTTTTGAAGTTGTGCCTCAGTTAATCGAAAAATTAAAAGAATTTAAAGCTCAAAACGCTTAA
- a CDS encoding bifunctional nuclease family protein, whose product MSLVRLKIKGISYSQTQNGAYALILNEVEGDRKLPIVIGAFEAQSIAIALEKEIKPPRPLTHDLFKNFADRFDIVVKQVIIHKLVDGVFYSSIICERDKIEEIIDARTSDAIALALRFNAPIFTYKTILDKAGIFLKFSNKDKENETADDSIMVNEILQEGETVEITGSASDGYSELSIEELYKELDNAVTSENYEKAAKLRDEISKRQ is encoded by the coding sequence ATGAGCTTAGTTAGATTAAAAATAAAGGGGATATCTTACAGTCAGACGCAAAATGGTGCGTATGCCCTGATATTGAATGAAGTTGAAGGTGATCGGAAGTTACCTATTGTTATTGGTGCTTTTGAAGCTCAATCCATAGCTATTGCTTTAGAAAAAGAAATAAAGCCTCCTAGACCCTTAACGCACGACCTATTCAAAAATTTTGCTGATAGGTTTGACATCGTGGTCAAACAAGTGATTATTCACAAACTTGTAGATGGTGTTTTCTATTCTAGCATTATCTGTGAACGCGATAAAATCGAAGAGATCATTGATGCAAGAACTAGTGATGCTATTGCTTTAGCACTTCGTTTTAACGCTCCAATTTTTACCTATAAAACTATTTTGGACAAAGCTGGTATTTTCTTGAAATTTTCAAACAAAGACAAAGAAAATGAAACGGCCGATGATAGCATCATGGTTAATGAAATTTTACAAGAAGGAGAGACCGTAGAAATTACAGGATCTGCCTCCGACGGCTATTCTGAGCTTTCCATAGAGGAGCTCTACAAAGAATTAGACAATGCAGTGACCAGTGAAAATTATGAGAAAGCTGCCAAATTAAGGGATGAAATTTCCAAACGCCAATAA